A genomic segment from Pediococcus acidilactici encodes:
- a CDS encoding HK97 gp10 family phage protein: MAYDDMADQLEKWLKDVKKLIPNEAEQEKITAAGAKKLADNLTEATRKKHYSSHKDETYGHMADHISYNANDIDGEHDGRSIVGWTNKYHDMNARRLNDGTKHIRADHFVDQNLDDSQDDVFNAMLDEYKKGDDD, encoded by the coding sequence ATGGCATACGATGATATGGCCGATCAACTAGAAAAATGGCTTAAAGACGTCAAAAAGCTAATCCCTAACGAAGCTGAACAAGAGAAGATAACCGCGGCCGGCGCTAAGAAGCTAGCTGATAACTTGACGGAAGCCACGCGAAAGAAACACTACAGCTCACATAAAGACGAAACGTACGGACACATGGCTGACCACATAAGCTATAACGCTAACGATATAGACGGTGAACATGATGGTAGATCAATTGTCGGCTGGACTAATAAGTACCATGATATGAATGCCAGACGTTTAAATGATGGGACTAAACATATTAGGGCTGATCACTTTGTTGACCAGAACCTAGACGACTCACAAGATGATGTTTTTAACGCCATGCTAGATGAGTACAAGAAGGGGGACGATGACTAG
- a CDS encoding phage head closure protein has protein sequence MATNRLTPVDFNQRIEIGTVKTVQNPINGTSKQTFVSQFSLYCAPYTRSIASSYQLTAEQLEQVVVIIRHNPKVHEGIRCKYKGKLYDVINDSIDDSSNYLSCDYLTLKQVTKGV, from the coding sequence ATGGCAACTAATAGGTTAACTCCAGTTGACTTTAACCAACGTATAGAGATTGGCACTGTTAAAACTGTTCAAAATCCTATTAATGGAACTAGTAAACAGACATTTGTTAGTCAGTTTAGTTTATACTGTGCACCCTATACACGATCGATTGCATCTTCGTATCAACTAACAGCTGAACAACTAGAGCAAGTAGTGGTTATTATTAGGCATAATCCTAAAGTTCACGAAGGCATTAGATGTAAGTATAAAGGTAAGCTTTACGATGTCATCAATGACAGCATAGATGATTCTAGTAATTATCTGTCTTGCGATTATTTGACGCTCAAACAGGTTACTAAGGGGGTCTAG
- a CDS encoding head-tail connector protein, whose product MAANLETLKSSLRIDGDDDDKLLTGYLSAATSYIKQAIGDDNSVPNFYEMEGVSDLFETAVYALAGSYWYYRTSITSNAVNPVDLVVDSIIGQLRGLYSQKQDEVNGNGN is encoded by the coding sequence GTGGCAGCCAATTTAGAAACATTAAAATCATCTTTGCGAATTGATGGCGATGATGATGACAAGCTGCTAACAGGCTATTTGTCTGCAGCCACTAGCTACATTAAACAGGCCATTGGGGACGACAATAGCGTTCCGAATTTCTATGAAATGGAAGGTGTGAGTGACTTGTTTGAAACGGCTGTTTACGCCTTAGCTGGTTCATACTGGTATTATCGGACATCAATCACTTCAAACGCTGTTAATCCAGTTGACTTAGTTGTTGATTCAATCATTGGCCAATTACGAGGCCTGTATAGTCAAAAGCAAGATGAGGTGAACGGCAATGGCAACTAA
- a CDS encoding phage major capsid protein, giving the protein MANINTINDAWIAQGQKVSDLNDKLNAAVLDDSFDQEKFKAMKQERDNAVARRDALHEQLEEERKAQEIANMNDKDKTPLDDKEKDIKAEFIKNFQGMIKGDPKVMNLVTSSTDEDGNAIGLTIPQDIQTAINALVRQYDSLEQYVNREAVTTQTGSRVYEKWTDVTPLADLDDETATIGDNDDPKLSIIKYTIHRYAGITTATNSLLKDTVDNIMTWLSQWIAKKVVVTRNTRIIAAMNNAPKKPNLSKFDDIITMINTAVDPAIKSTSFLMTNTSGLNVLSEVKDAMGRYLLQPDPTQPDQYLIHGKRVVEVADKWLPNVGTASAPAYPLYYGDLSQAVTLFDRENMSLLTTNIGGGAFEKDQTKIRVIDRFDVEATDKDAFVAGSFSAIADQPANFAASATSMTPAK; this is encoded by the coding sequence ATGGCTAATATTAATACAATCAATGATGCTTGGATTGCCCAAGGGCAAAAGGTGTCAGACTTAAACGACAAATTAAACGCAGCTGTCCTTGACGACAGTTTTGATCAAGAAAAATTTAAAGCAATGAAACAAGAACGCGACAATGCGGTTGCCCGTCGTGATGCTTTACATGAACAATTGGAAGAAGAACGCAAGGCACAAGAAATTGCCAACATGAATGACAAGGACAAGACCCCACTTGATGATAAAGAAAAAGACATCAAAGCTGAGTTCATTAAGAACTTCCAAGGCATGATTAAAGGTGACCCTAAAGTTATGAACTTGGTAACTTCTTCTACCGATGAAGATGGTAACGCAATCGGTTTGACTATTCCTCAAGATATTCAAACAGCAATTAATGCGCTCGTTCGTCAATACGATTCATTGGAACAGTATGTTAATCGGGAAGCTGTTACAACTCAAACTGGGTCGCGTGTTTACGAAAAATGGACTGACGTTACTCCGTTAGCTGATTTAGATGATGAAACAGCTACCATTGGTGATAATGATGATCCTAAGCTATCCATTATCAAATATACAATCCATCGGTATGCTGGCATTACCACTGCCACTAATTCGTTACTAAAAGATACAGTTGACAACATCATGACTTGGCTGTCTCAATGGATTGCTAAGAAGGTTGTTGTTACTCGTAACACTCGAATCATTGCGGCAATGAACAACGCACCTAAGAAGCCTAACTTATCTAAGTTCGATGACATTATTACGATGATTAACACTGCCGTTGACCCTGCTATTAAGTCCACATCATTCTTAATGACCAATACGTCAGGTTTAAATGTGCTTTCCGAGGTTAAGGATGCTATGGGACGTTACTTACTGCAACCTGATCCAACACAACCTGATCAATATTTAATCCATGGCAAGCGAGTTGTAGAGGTAGCTGATAAGTGGTTGCCTAATGTTGGGACTGCATCAGCACCGGCTTATCCACTTTACTATGGCGATTTGTCGCAAGCGGTAACTTTGTTTGACCGAGAAAACATGTCCTTATTGACTACCAATATTGGCGGTGGTGCATTTGAAAAAGATCAAACCAAGATTCGTGTGATTGATCGCTTTGATGTTGAAGCTACTGATAAGGACGCCTTTGTTGCAGGATCATTCAGTGCAATTGCTGACCAACCGGCCAACTTTGCAGCGAGTGCTACTTCAATGACCCCTGCTAAGTAA